One segment of Nyctibius grandis isolate bNycGra1 chromosome 11, bNycGra1.pri, whole genome shotgun sequence DNA contains the following:
- the ANKRD34C gene encoding ankyrin repeat domain-containing protein 34C has translation MEEVTELEVGGNSLLKAVWLGRLRLTRLLLEGGAYINESNEKGETALMVACITKHVDQQSINKAKMVKYLLDNRADPNIQDKSGKTALMHACIRGAGGDVVSLLLDNGADPSLEDHSGASALVHAINADDRDVLQHLLDACKAKGKEVIIITMDKSASGTKTTKQYLNVPPSLEFKERAPPKERTAPASTHLKTSVSAPSPTEKESAILSPHPSQAGDSPPAWAAAEPPSPGHRAGAARRARLPQLKRLRSEPWGLVAPSVLAASAHRDDTWVRAGDEAAMGIADLSLSKRAPLARSGSGKSKDPSLFPPVDEQAPRVPLARKAAYEKSQATLQRLPRRSTVPEELESTGSAAVMDALHWRRLGAEHHDCDPQVPGPAEAGMVPPERRKLSGSHLALLDGSRESLDSSPSTVRRRPPGLLERRGSGTLLLDHISHTRPGYLPPLNVNPSPPIPDIGSNSKTPSPLAAGLKSLVPVAPSSPRRGDPRGKRKLLRRHSMQAEQMRQLSDFEEIVAQ, from the coding sequence ATGGAGGAGGTGACGGagctggaggtgggggggaaCTCCCTGCTGAAGGCCGTGTGGCTCGGCCGGCTCCGGCTGACCCGGCTGCTGCTCGAGGGGGGGGCTTACATCAACGAGAGCAATGAGAAAGGGGAGACCGCCCTGATGGTGGCCTGCATCACCAAGCACGTCGACCAGCAGAGCATTAACAAGGCCAAGATGGTGAAGTACCTGCTGGACAACAGAGCCGACCCCAACATCCAGGACAAGTCAGGGAAAACAGCCCTCATGCACGCCTGCATCCGCGGCGCCGGCGGGGACGtggtgtccctgctgctggacAACGGGGCGGACCCCAGCCTGGAGGACCACTCGGGAGCCTCGGCCCTGGTCCACGCCATCAACGCCGACGACAGGGACGTGCTGCAGCACCTCCTGGACGCCTGCAAGGCCAAAGGGAAGGAGGTGATCATCATCACCATGGACAAGTCGGCCTCTGGCACCAAGACCACCAAGCAGTACCTGAACGTGCCCCCCTCGCTGGAGTTCAAGGAGAGGGCCCCCCCCAAGGAGCGCACAGCACCCGCCAGCACCCACCTGAAAACCTCTGTCTCGGCACCGTCGCCCACGGAGAAGGAAAGCGCCATCCTCAGCCCGCACCCGTCGCAGGCCGGGGACAGCCCCCCTGCCTGGGCCGCCGCCgagcccccctccccggggcacaGAGCTGGCGCGGCCAGGAGAGCCCGCCTGCCCCAGCTGAAGCGGCTGCGCTCGGAGCCCTGGGGGCTGGTCGCGCCCTCGGTGCTGGCAGCCTCCGCGCACCGCGACGACACGTGGGTCCGCGCGGGCGACGAGGCCGCCATGGGCATCGCCGACCTCTCGCTCTCCAAACGGGCTCCCCTCGCCCGCAGCGGCAGCGGCAAGAGCAAGGacccctctctcttccccccggTGGATGAGCAGGCTCCAAGGGTGCCGCTGGCGAGGAAAGCAGCCTACGAGAAGAGCCAGGCCACCCTCCAGCGCCTGCCCCGGAGGAGCACGGTCCCCGAGGAGCTGGAGAGCACCGGCTCGGCCGCGGTGATGGACGCGCTGCACTGGCGGAGGCTGGGCGCCGAGCACCACGACTGCGACCCCCAGGTGCCCGGCCCGGCCGAGGCGGGGATGGTGCCCCCGGAGAGGAGGAAGCTCAGCGGGTCCCACCTGGCCTTGCTGGACGGCTCGCGGGAGTCCCTGGACTCATCGCCCAGCACCGTCCGGCGCCGACCGCCCGGCCTGCTGGAGAGGCGGGGGTCCGGCACCCTGCTGCTGGACCACATCTCCCACACGAGGCCGGGGTATCTGCCCCCCCTGAACGTGAACCCCAGCCCCCCGATCCCCGACATCGGCTCCAACAGCAAGACGCCCTCTCCGCTTGCCGCTGGCCTCAAGTCGCTGGTGCCCGTCGCTCCCAGCTCGCCCAGACGGGGTGATCCCAGAGGCAAAAGGAAGCTTCTCCGGAGACACTCCATGCAGGCGGAGCAGATGCGGCAGCTCTCCGATTTCGAGGAAATAGTGGCCCAGTAG
- the TMED3 gene encoding transmembrane emp24 domain-containing protein 3: protein MRVLVVLALCALRAGGTELTFELPESDKQCFHQELERGLRFTLDYQVITGGHYDVDCHVEDPNGRTIYKETKKQYDSFPHRTEVQGVYTFCFSNEFSTFSHKTVYFDFQVGDEPPILPDMSNRVTALTQMESACVTIHEALNTVIDSQTHYRLREAQDRSRAEDLNGRVSYWSVGETLILFAVSIGQVVLLKSFFTEKRPGSGGAGT, encoded by the exons ATGcgggtgctggtggtgctggcGCTGTGCGCGCTGCGGGCCGGCGGCACCGAGCTGACCTTCGAGCTGCCCGAGAGCGACAAGCAGTGCTTCCACCAGGAGCTGGAGCGCGGCCTGCGCTTCACGCTGGACTACCAG GTGATCACCGGGGGACACTACGATGTGGACTGCCACGTGGAGGACCCCAACGGCAGGACGATCTACAAGGAGACCAAGAAGCAGTACGACAGCTTCCCGCACCGCACCGAAGTCCAGGGCGTCTACAccttctgcttcagcaacgagTTCTCCACCTTCTCCCACAAAACCGTCTACTTCGACTTCCAGGTGGGCGACGAGCCGCCCATCCTGCCCGACATGAGCAACCGCGTCACCGCCCTGACGCAG ATGGAGTCCGCCTGCGTCACCATCCACGAGGCGCTGAACACGGTGATCGACTCCCAGACCCACTACCGGCTGCGGGAGGCGCAGGACCGGAGCAGAGCCGAGGACCTCAACGGCCGCGTCTCGTACTGGTCGGTGGGGGAAACCCTCATCCTCTTTGCGGTCAGCATCGGGCAGGTGGTGCTGCTCAAGAGCTTCTTCACCGAGAAGAGacccggcagcggcggggccggcacCTAG